The Fusobacterium periodonticum 1_1_41FAA genome includes a window with the following:
- the citD gene encoding citrate lyase acyl carrier protein: MVLKTVGIAGTLESSDAMITVEPANEGGIVIDVSSSVKRQFGRQITETVLNTIKELGVENASVKVVDKGALNYALIARTKAAVYRAAESKEYKF; encoded by the coding sequence ATGGTTTTAAAAACTGTTGGTATTGCTGGAACATTAGAATCAAGTGATGCTATGATAACTGTTGAACCTGCCAATGAAGGTGGGATTGTTATTGATGTTTCAAGCTCAGTAAAAAGACAATTTGGTAGACAAATTACAGAAACTGTGCTTAACACTATAAAGGAATTGGGAGTTGAAAATGCTTCTGTTAAAGTTGTGGATAAGGGGGCATTAAATTATGCTCTTATAGCAAGAACTAAGGCTGCAGTATACAGAGCTGCTGAATCTAAAGAATATAAATTTTAG
- a CDS encoding oxaloacetate decarboxylase subunit alpha produces MNKIKIMETCLRDGHQSLMATRMTTAEMLPIIEKLDSVGYHSLEMWGGATFDAALRFLNEDPWERLREIKKRAKNTKLQMLLRGQNLLGYRNYPDDIVEKFVQKSIENGIDIVRIFDALNDVRNLKTACEATKKYGGHAQLAMSYTISPVHTIEYYKNLALEMQEIGADSIAIKDMSGILLPEVAYELVSVLKSVLRVPVEVHTHATAGLASMTYLRAIEAGADIVDTAISPLSGGTSQPATESLVRTLQGTERETGFDLDLLKEIAEYFKPIRAKYLQEGILNPQALMTEPSIVEYQLPGGMLSNFLSQLKMQKAEHKYEDVLREIPRVRADLGYPPLVTPLSQMVGTQAIFNILTGQRYKLIPNEIKNYVRGLYGKSPVPISDEIKNTIIGAEEVFTGRPADKLAPEYDKLKEESREFARSVEDVLSYALFPQVAKDFLTKKYENE; encoded by the coding sequence ATGAACAAGATTAAAATTATGGAAACATGCCTAAGAGATGGACATCAATCACTTATGGCAACACGTATGACAACAGCTGAAATGTTACCAATAATCGAAAAATTAGACAGTGTTGGTTACCATTCATTAGAAATGTGGGGAGGAGCAACTTTTGATGCTGCCCTAAGATTTTTAAATGAAGATCCTTGGGAAAGATTAAGAGAGATCAAAAAGAGAGCTAAAAACACTAAACTTCAAATGTTATTAAGAGGTCAAAATCTTTTAGGTTATCGTAATTATCCTGATGATATTGTTGAAAAATTTGTACAAAAATCTATAGAAAATGGTATTGACATAGTTCGTATATTTGATGCTTTAAATGATGTACGTAACTTAAAGACAGCTTGTGAAGCTACAAAAAAATATGGTGGACATGCTCAACTTGCTATGAGTTATACTATAAGTCCTGTTCATACTATAGAATACTATAAAAATCTAGCTTTAGAAATGCAAGAAATAGGTGCAGACTCTATAGCTATAAAAGATATGTCTGGAATCTTATTACCAGAAGTTGCTTATGAATTAGTTTCAGTTTTAAAATCTGTTTTAAGAGTACCTGTTGAAGTTCATACTCATGCAACAGCTGGACTTGCAAGCATGACTTACCTTAGAGCTATTGAAGCTGGAGCAGATATAGTAGATACTGCTATATCTCCACTATCAGGAGGGACTTCTCAACCAGCTACAGAAAGTCTTGTTAGAACTTTACAAGGAACTGAAAGAGAAACAGGATTTGATTTAGATTTATTAAAAGAAATAGCAGAATATTTCAAACCTATAAGAGCTAAATATTTACAAGAAGGAATTTTAAATCCTCAAGCTCTTATGACTGAACCAAGCATAGTTGAGTATCAATTACCAGGAGGAATGTTATCTAACTTCCTATCTCAACTAAAAATGCAAAAAGCAGAACATAAATATGAAGACGTTTTAAGAGAAATCCCAAGAGTAAGAGCAGATTTAGGATATCCACCTCTAGTTACTCCTTTAAGCCAAATGGTTGGAACTCAAGCTATATTCAACATCTTAACTGGACAAAGATATAAATTAATACCTAATGAAATAAAGAACTATGTAAGAGGTCTTTATGGTAAGAGTCCAGTGCCTATATCAGATGAAATAAAGAATACTATTATAGGAGCAGAAGAAGTATTTACAGGAAGACCAGCTGATAAGTTAGCACCTGAATACGATAAGTTAAAAGAAGAAAGTAGAGAATTTGCAAGAAGTGTAGAAGATGTACTATCTTATGCTCTATTCCCTCAAGTTGCAAAGGATTTCTTAACAAAAAAATATGAAAATGAATAA
- a CDS encoding 2-hydroxycarboxylate transporter family protein, with product MAKKNFKELFDPKESKWGGISLPMFLAALVVVAIVVYVPFGLDKEGNPGSFLRPNFLIMFSALAVFGLLFGEIGDRIPIWNDFVGGGTILVFFMAAVFGTYHLVPENFMKAVNIFYGKQPVNFLEMFIPALIVGSVLTVDRKTLIKSISGYIPLIIIGVIGASAGGILVGLIFGKSPLDVMMNYVLPIMGGGTGAGAVPMSEMWAAKTGRPASEWFGFAISILSIANIYAILCGALLKKVGEAKPNLTGNGELIIDNSKEAIRDKEVEVKPELTDTTAAFILTGVLFMVAHILGEVWESLNIGFDLHRLVFLILLTMFLNIANVVPDKIKAGAKRMQTFFSKHTIWILMAAVGFTTDVKEIIAAGAPSNLLIALAIVLGAVGLIMLVARKMKFYPVEAAITAGLCMANRGGAGDVAVLGAADRMDLMSFAQISSRIGGAMMLVLGSLMFSLFAS from the coding sequence ATGGCGAAAAAAAATTTTAAAGAATTATTTGATCCGAAAGAATCAAAATGGGGTGGAATAAGCTTACCTATGTTTTTAGCAGCATTGGTAGTTGTTGCTATAGTTGTGTATGTACCTTTTGGATTAGATAAAGAAGGAAACCCAGGAAGTTTTTTAAGACCTAACTTTTTGATTATGTTTTCAGCTTTAGCTGTATTTGGTCTTTTATTTGGAGAAATTGGAGATAGAATCCCTATATGGAATGACTTTGTAGGTGGAGGAACTATCTTAGTTTTCTTTATGGCTGCTGTATTTGGAACTTATCATTTAGTACCTGAAAACTTTATGAAGGCTGTAAATATTTTCTATGGTAAGCAACCTGTAAACTTTTTGGAAATGTTTATACCTGCTTTGATTGTTGGATCAGTTTTAACAGTTGATAGAAAAACTCTTATTAAATCAATAAGTGGATATATTCCATTGATTATAATTGGAGTTATAGGAGCATCTGCTGGAGGAATACTTGTAGGACTTATTTTTGGAAAATCACCACTTGATGTTATGATGAACTATGTACTTCCAATAATGGGTGGAGGAACTGGAGCAGGAGCTGTACCTATGTCTGAAATGTGGGCAGCCAAAACTGGTAGACCTGCATCAGAATGGTTTGGATTTGCTATCTCTATCTTAAGTATAGCTAACATTTATGCAATATTATGTGGAGCTTTACTTAAAAAAGTAGGAGAAGCTAAACCTAATTTAACTGGAAATGGAGAATTAATTATAGATAATTCAAAAGAAGCTATAAGAGATAAAGAAGTGGAAGTTAAGCCTGAACTTACAGATACAACTGCTGCATTTATATTAACAGGAGTTTTATTTATGGTAGCTCATATCTTAGGAGAAGTTTGGGAAAGTCTTAATATAGGATTTGATTTACACCGTTTAGTTTTCTTAATTCTTTTAACTATGTTCTTAAATATTGCAAATGTAGTTCCTGATAAAATTAAAGCTGGAGCAAAAAGAATGCAAACTTTCTTCTCTAAGCATACAATTTGGATACTGATGGCTGCTGTTGGATTTACAACAGATGTAAAAGAAATTATAGCAGCAGGAGCACCTTCTAATTTATTAATTGCTCTTGCAATAGTTTTAGGAGCAGTAGGACTTATTATGTTAGTTGCTAGAAAAATGAAATTCTACCCTGTTGAAGCTGCTATCACAGCTGGACTTTGTATGGCAAACAGAGGAGGAGCAGGAGACGTTGCAGTTCTAGGAGCTGCTGATAGAATGGATCTTATGTCATTTGCTCAAATATCTTCTCGTATAGGTGGAGCTATGATGTTAGTACTAGGATCTTTAATGTTTAGTTTATTTGCTTCGTAA
- the pgsA gene encoding CDP-diacylglycerol--glycerol-3-phosphate 3-phosphatidyltransferase: MNLPNRLTMIRFILAIPFIIFLQESDSSKYGFIFRMIALVIFVIASLTDFFDGYIARKYNLITDFGKIMDPLADKILVISALVIFVQLEYIPGWMSIIVLAREFLISGIRILAAAKGEIIAAGNLGKYKTTSQMLVVVIALAIGPIGFNLASHFFTIAEVLMLIPVILTIWSGWEYTFKAKHYFLEQ; encoded by the coding sequence ATGAATTTACCTAATAGATTGACTATGATTAGATTTATATTGGCTATCCCTTTTATAATATTTTTACAAGAATCTGATTCAAGTAAATATGGTTTTATCTTTAGAATGATTGCCCTTGTAATATTTGTTATAGCATCATTAACTGATTTCTTTGATGGTTATATTGCGAGAAAATACAATCTTATAACTGATTTTGGGAAAATTATGGATCCTCTTGCAGATAAGATACTTGTAATCTCAGCTCTTGTAATATTTGTTCAACTTGAATATATTCCAGGTTGGATGTCTATTATTGTATTAGCTCGTGAATTTTTAATCAGTGGAATCAGAATACTAGCAGCCGCTAAGGGGGAAATTATAGCAGCTGGAAATCTAGGAAAATATAAAACAACTAGTCAAATGCTTGTTGTTGTAATTGCTTTAGCCATAGGACCTATAGGTTTTAATCTAGCTAGTCATTTCTTTACAATAGCTGAAGTTTTAATGTTGATTCCAGTTATCTTAACAATATGGTCAGGTTGGGAATATACATTTAAGGCTAAACATTATTTTTTAGAACAATAG
- a CDS encoding YggT family protein — MPLLTYSLITILNRMLLFVYILIMVRIFLPFLPIDDKYIDFIYDLTDPILKPFRDFFDKFVDLPVDFSPMLLILTLGVIQKILVKIIIALTW; from the coding sequence ATGCCACTTTTAACATATTCACTTATAACAATATTAAATAGAATGCTTTTGTTTGTCTATATTCTAATAATGGTTAGAATTTTCTTACCCTTTTTACCAATAGATGACAAGTACATTGATTTTATTTATGATTTGACTGACCCTATATTAAAACCATTTAGAGACTTTTTTGATAAATTTGTAGATTTACCTGTTGACTTTTCACCAATGCTTCTAATTTTAACTTTAGGAGTTATACAAAAGATTTTAGTCAAAATAATTATTGCTTTAACTTGGTAA
- the citG gene encoding triphosphoribosyl-dephospho-CoA synthase CitG: MKMNNKNIATLATKALLYEVSISPKAGLVSRLSNGSHKDMNFYIFIDSSLALHNYFLNCFDYGQENLFSCPDFFKNLRELGKVAEKGMYEATKGINTHKGTIFSMGILLAVLGVHLKENKKIDLKVLSEKIKEMCKPLLNELEDADSISTYGEKAYKEYHFTGARGLAISGYEIVLLDGINKLKDFCKTLDFETACILLLFYYMSVLDDTNIVNRASITTLKEVQILSKELFEQHRKTLVKENIKNSMSKLNDIFIEKNISAGGSADLLILTIFIK, translated from the coding sequence ATGAAAATGAATAATAAAAATATTGCTACTTTGGCAACAAAAGCTCTATTATATGAGGTTAGTATAAGCCCAAAAGCAGGACTTGTTAGTCGTCTTAGTAATGGTTCGCATAAAGATATGAATTTTTATATATTTATTGATTCAAGTTTGGCATTACATAACTATTTCTTGAATTGCTTTGATTACGGACAAGAGAATCTTTTTTCTTGTCCTGATTTTTTTAAGAACTTGAGAGAACTTGGAAAAGTAGCAGAAAAAGGAATGTACGAAGCTACAAAGGGTATCAATACTCATAAGGGAACTATTTTTTCTATGGGGATTTTACTTGCTGTTTTAGGTGTACATTTAAAAGAAAATAAAAAAATTGACCTAAAAGTTTTAAGTGAAAAAATAAAAGAGATGTGTAAGCCACTTTTAAATGAGTTGGAAGATGCAGATAGTATTTCTACCTATGGAGAAAAAGCATACAAGGAATATCATTTTACAGGTGCAAGAGGACTTGCTATTTCTGGCTATGAAATAGTTTTGCTAGATGGTATCAATAAATTAAAAGATTTTTGTAAGACTTTAGATTTTGAAACAGCTTGTATACTTTTGTTATTTTACTATATGTCTGTTTTAGATGACACAAATATAGTAAATAGAGCAAGTATTACAACACTTAAAGAAGTTCAAATCCTATCTAAAGAGCTTTTTGAACAACATAGAAAAACATTAGTAAAAGAAAATATTAAAAATTCTATGTCAAAATTAAATGATATTTTCATAGAAAAAAATATAAGTGCTGGTGGCAGTGCAGATTTACTAATTTTGACAATTTTTATTAAATAG
- the pnp gene encoding polyribonucleotide nucleotidyltransferase, with product MFDEKIMELELAGRTLKVSTGKISRQSSGAIVIQYGDTVVLSTANRSKEARKGADFFPLTVDYVEKFYSTGKFPGGFNKREGRPSTNATLIARLIDRPIRPMFPDGFNYDVHIVNTVLSYDEVNTPDYLGIIGSSLALMISDIPFLGPVAGVTVGYKNGEFILNPSPAELEESELDLSVAGTKDAVNMVEAGAKELDEETMLKAIMFAHDNIKKICEFQEVFAKLYGKENIEFTKEEVLPLVKDFIDTNGHKRLQEAVLTTGKKNREEAVDSLEEELLNKFVEENYPDVPEEELPEDVIAEFKTYYHDLMKILVREAILYHKHRVDGRTTTEIRPLDAQINVLPIPHGSALFTRGETQSLAITTLGTKADEQLIDDLEKEYYKKFYLHYNFPPYSVGEVGRMGSPGRRELGHGSLAERALRYVIPSEEEFPYTIRVVSEITESNGSSSQASICGGSLSLMSAGVPIKEHVAGIAMGLIKEGEEFTVLTDIMGLEDHLGDMDFKVAGTKSGITALQMDIKITGITEEIMRIALNQAHEARIQILEVMNNTISKPAELKSNVPRIQQITIPKDKIAVLIGPGGKNIKGIIEQTGATVDITDDGLVSVFAKDAEVLEKTLKLIDSFVREVEYNEVYEGRVVSIMKFGAFMEILPGKEGLLHISEISPERVEKVEDVLSVGDVFKVRVISMEGGKISLSKKKV from the coding sequence ATGTTTGATGAAAAAATTATGGAGTTAGAGCTTGCTGGAAGAACTTTAAAAGTATCTACTGGTAAAATCTCTAGACAATCTAGTGGAGCTATTGTTATTCAATACGGTGATACAGTAGTTTTATCTACTGCTAACCGTAGTAAAGAAGCTAGAAAGGGAGCTGACTTTTTCCCTTTAACTGTTGACTATGTAGAAAAATTCTATTCTACTGGTAAATTCCCTGGAGGTTTTAATAAAAGAGAAGGAAGACCTTCAACAAATGCTACTTTGATAGCTAGACTTATTGATAGACCAATAAGACCAATGTTTCCTGATGGTTTCAACTATGATGTACATATTGTTAATACTGTTCTATCATATGATGAAGTCAACACGCCTGATTATTTAGGTATAATCGGTTCTTCACTTGCACTTATGATTTCTGATATTCCATTCTTAGGGCCTGTTGCTGGGGTTACAGTTGGATACAAAAATGGAGAATTTATCCTAAATCCTTCTCCTGCTGAATTAGAAGAAAGTGAACTTGACCTTTCTGTTGCTGGAACAAAAGATGCCGTAAACATGGTTGAAGCAGGAGCAAAAGAATTAGATGAAGAAACTATGTTAAAAGCTATCATGTTTGCACATGACAATATCAAGAAAATCTGTGAATTCCAAGAAGTTTTTGCAAAATTATATGGAAAAGAAAATATAGAATTTACAAAAGAAGAAGTTTTACCTCTTGTTAAAGATTTCATAGATACAAATGGACACAAAAGATTACAAGAAGCTGTATTAACTACAGGTAAGAAAAACAGAGAAGAAGCTGTTGATTCTTTAGAAGAAGAACTATTGAATAAATTTGTAGAAGAAAATTATCCTGATGTTCCTGAAGAAGAATTACCAGAAGATGTAATTGCTGAATTTAAAACTTACTATCATGATTTAATGAAAATATTAGTAAGAGAAGCTATCCTATATCATAAACATAGAGTTGATGGAAGAACTACTACAGAAATTAGACCTTTAGATGCACAAATTAATGTTTTACCTATTCCACATGGTTCAGCACTATTTACTAGAGGAGAAACTCAATCTCTTGCTATAACTACATTAGGAACAAAAGCTGATGAACAATTAATAGATGATTTAGAAAAAGAATATTATAAAAAATTCTACCTACACTATAACTTCCCACCATACTCAGTTGGAGAAGTTGGAAGAATGGGATCACCTGGAAGAAGAGAATTAGGACATGGTTCACTTGCTGAAAGAGCTTTAAGATATGTCATCCCTAGTGAGGAAGAATTCCCTTACACTATAAGAGTTGTTTCTGAAATAACAGAATCTAATGGTTCATCTTCACAAGCTTCTATCTGTGGAGGTTCATTATCGCTTATGTCTGCTGGAGTTCCTATAAAAGAACATGTTGCAGGTATAGCTATGGGACTTATCAAAGAAGGAGAAGAATTCACTGTTTTAACAGATATAATGGGTCTTGAAGACCACTTAGGAGATATGGACTTTAAAGTTGCTGGTACTAAGTCTGGTATCACAGCTCTACAAATGGATATAAAAATCACAGGTATAACTGAAGAAATTATGAGAATTGCTTTAAATCAAGCTCATGAAGCTAGAATTCAAATATTAGAAGTTATGAACAATACAATTTCTAAACCTGCTGAATTAAAATCTAATGTACCTAGAATTCAACAAATTACTATTCCAAAAGATAAGATTGCTGTTCTTATTGGACCAGGTGGAAAAAATATTAAAGGTATCATAGAACAAACAGGTGCTACTGTTGATATAACAGATGATGGACTTGTATCTGTTTTTGCTAAAGATGCTGAAGTTTTAGAAAAAACTTTAAAACTTATAGATTCTTTTGTTAGAGAAGTTGAATACAATGAAGTTTATGAAGGACGTGTTGTATCTATAATGAAATTTGGTGCCTTTATGGAAATACTACCTGGTAAAGAAGGTTTATTACATATATCTGAAATTTCTCCTGAAAGAGTAGAAAAAGTTGAAGATGTACTTTCAGTTGGAGATGTTTTCAAAGTTAGAGTTATTTCTATGGAAGGTGGAAAAATCTCTTTAAGTAAGAAAAAAGTTTAA
- the rsmH gene encoding 16S rRNA (cytosine(1402)-N(4))-methyltransferase RsmH translates to MEKIGNDYHIPVLYYETLDNLVINPDGVYIDCTLGGGSHSEGILERLSDKGLLLSIDQDSNAIEYSKKRLEKYASKWKVLKGNFENIDTLAYMAGIDKVDGILMDIGVSSKQLDEAERGFSYRYDVKLDMRMNTEQKLSAYDVVNTYSEEELSRIIFEYGEERFARKIAKLICENRKIKPITTTFELVALIRRAYPERASKHPAKKTFQAIRIEVNRELEVLENAMSKAVELLKVGGRLGIITFHSLEDRIVKNKFKDLATACKCPKDIPICMCGGVKKFEIITRKPIIPIEDELKNNNRAHSSKLRILERILD, encoded by the coding sequence ATGGAAAAAATTGGAAACGATTATCATATCCCTGTCTTGTATTATGAAACTTTAGACAATCTTGTTATAAATCCTGATGGTGTATATATAGACTGTACTCTTGGAGGAGGAAGTCACTCAGAAGGAATATTGGAAAGATTATCTGATAAAGGTCTTCTTCTATCTATAGATCAAGATAGTAATGCAATAGAATATTCAAAAAAGAGATTAGAAAAATATGCTTCTAAATGGAAGGTTCTAAAAGGGAATTTTGAAAATATAGATACTCTAGCCTATATGGCTGGAATTGATAAAGTAGATGGAATACTTATGGATATAGGTGTTTCTTCTAAACAACTAGATGAGGCTGAAAGAGGTTTCTCATATAGATATGATGTAAAATTAGATATGAGAATGAACACAGAGCAAAAATTATCTGCCTATGATGTAGTTAATACTTATTCTGAAGAAGAACTATCAAGGATAATTTTTGAATATGGTGAAGAAAGATTTGCTAGAAAAATAGCAAAATTAATCTGTGAAAATAGAAAAATTAAGCCTATAACAACAACTTTTGAATTAGTTGCTTTAATTAGAAGAGCCTATCCTGAAAGAGCTTCAAAGCACCCTGCTAAAAAGACTTTTCAGGCTATCAGAATTGAAGTCAACAGAGAATTAGAAGTTTTAGAAAATGCAATGTCTAAGGCTGTTGAACTTTTAAAAGTTGGAGGAAGATTAGGAATAATTACTTTCCACTCATTAGAAGATAGAATAGTTAAAAATAAATTTAAAGACTTAGCAACAGCTTGTAAATGTCCTAAAGATATTCCTATTTGCATGTGTGGTGGAGTAAAGAAATTTGAGATTATTACAAGAAAGCCTATAATACCTATAGAAGATGAATTAAAAAATAATAACAGAGCTCACTCTTCTAAACTTAGAATTTTAGAAAGGATTTTAGATTAA
- the citF gene encoding citrate lyase subunit alpha codes for MKFNKNAVGREIPEYLEGIGELVPFKGVDAIKPTKSKAGAKLRMRIQDEKKLVASIEEAIKKSGLKDGMSISFHHHMRNGDTVVNRVLDIISKMGIKDITLAPSSLSSCHGPVIDHIKSGVVTGIQSSGLREPLGDEISKGILKKPVIIRSHGGRARAVEDGELHIDVAFIAAPSCDEMGNMNGRIGKSACGSMGYAIVDAQYADYVIAITDNLVPFPNLPASIDQTLVDTVVVVDSIGDPKKIVSGAIRDSDNPRDLLIAKNAVDVIVNSGYFKDGFVYQTGTGGASLSVTKLLKEEMIKQNIKASLGLGGITSQLVSLHEEGLMEALFDTQSFDLDAVRSIAENPKHYEISASFYANPNTPGPAVNNLTFVMLSALEIDKDFNVNVMTKSDGTINQAVGGHQDTAAGARISVILAPLMRARIPIIVDKVTTVCTPGEAVDVICTDYGIVVNPRRKDLIETLTKAGVELKTIEEMKEMAEQLTGKPDPVEFTDEIVGVVQYRDGSIIDVIKKVKE; via the coding sequence ATGAAATTTAATAAAAATGCAGTCGGTAGAGAAATTCCTGAATACTTAGAAGGAATTGGAGAATTAGTTCCTTTTAAAGGTGTTGACGCAATAAAACCAACTAAAAGTAAAGCTGGAGCAAAATTAAGAATGAGAATTCAAGATGAAAAGAAACTTGTTGCCAGCATAGAAGAAGCAATTAAAAAATCAGGATTAAAAGATGGAATGAGTATATCTTTCCACCACCATATGAGAAATGGAGATACTGTTGTTAATAGAGTTTTAGATATTATATCTAAAATGGGAATCAAAGATATTACATTAGCTCCTAGTTCTTTATCATCTTGCCATGGACCTGTTATTGACCATATAAAAAGTGGAGTTGTTACAGGAATTCAATCAAGTGGACTTCGTGAACCATTAGGAGATGAAATTTCAAAAGGTATACTTAAAAAACCTGTTATTATAAGAAGCCATGGTGGAAGAGCAAGAGCAGTTGAAGATGGAGAATTACATATAGATGTTGCTTTTATTGCAGCACCTAGTTGCGATGAAATGGGAAATATGAATGGAAGAATAGGTAAGAGTGCTTGTGGATCTATGGGATATGCAATAGTTGATGCTCAATATGCAGACTATGTTATAGCTATTACAGATAATCTAGTTCCTTTCCCTAACTTACCAGCTAGTATAGATCAAACTTTAGTTGATACTGTTGTAGTTGTGGATAGTATAGGAGATCCTAAAAAGATAGTTTCAGGAGCAATAAGAGATTCTGATAATCCAAGAGATTTATTAATTGCTAAAAATGCAGTTGATGTAATAGTTAACTCAGGATATTTTAAAGATGGATTTGTTTATCAAACAGGTACAGGTGGAGCAAGTTTATCAGTTACAAAACTTTTAAAAGAAGAAATGATAAAACAAAACATAAAAGCTTCTTTAGGACTAGGAGGAATAACTTCTCAATTAGTTAGTTTACATGAAGAAGGATTAATGGAAGCTCTATTTGATACTCAATCATTTGACCTAGATGCAGTAAGATCAATAGCAGAAAATCCTAAACATTATGAAATATCAGCATCATTCTATGCTAATCCTAATACTCCAGGACCAGCTGTAAATAACTTAACTTTTGTTATGTTAAGTGCCTTAGAAATAGATAAGGACTTCAATGTAAATGTTATGACTAAGTCAGATGGTACTATAAACCAAGCAGTTGGAGGACACCAAGACACAGCTGCTGGAGCTAGAATCAGTGTAATATTAGCACCTCTTATGAGAGCAAGAATCCCTATAATAGTTGATAAGGTTACAACTGTATGTACTCCAGGAGAAGCAGTAGATGTTATCTGTACTGACTATGGAATAGTAGTAAATCCTAGAAGAAAAGATTTAATAGAAACTTTAACAAAAGCTGGGGTTGAATTAAAAACTATTGAAGAAATGAAAGAAATGGCAGAGCAATTAACTGGTAAACCTGATCCTGTTGAATTCACTGATGAAATAGTTGGTGTAGTTCAATATAGAGATGGTTCTATCATAGATGTTATCAAAAAAGTAAAAGAATAA
- the ybaK gene encoding Cys-tRNA(Pro) deacylase, with amino-acid sequence MKKTNAIRELETHKIEHIVREYEVDEDHLDALSVAIKTNEDITRIFKTLVLLNEKKEMIVACIPGLEKLDLKKLAKLSGSKKVEMLPMKDLFSMTGYLRGGCSPIAIKKRHTTFIHNSATDNETILISGGLRGLQIEISPQKLIDYLNLKVADIIE; translated from the coding sequence ATGAAAAAAACAAATGCAATAAGAGAATTAGAAACACACAAAATAGAACACATTGTTAGAGAATATGAAGTTGACGAAGATCATTTAGATGCTTTGTCAGTAGCAATAAAAACTAATGAGGACATCACAAGAATATTTAAAACTTTGGTTCTATTAAACGAAAAGAAAGAAATGATTGTAGCTTGTATTCCAGGTTTAGAAAAATTAGATTTAAAAAAATTAGCAAAACTTTCAGGAAGTAAAAAAGTTGAAATGTTACCAATGAAAGATTTATTTTCTATGACTGGTTATTTAAGAGGAGGTTGCTCTCCTATAGCTATAAAAAAAAGACATACTACTTTCATTCACAATTCAGCTACTGACAATGAAACTATTTTAATAAGCGGAGGTTTGAGAGGTTTACAAATAGAAATCTCTCCACAAAAATTAATTGACTATTTAAATTTAAAAGTTGCTGACATTATTGAATAG
- the citE gene encoding citrate (pro-3S)-lyase subunit beta, translating to MAIRDRLRRTMMFLPGNNPSMITDAHIYKPDSIMIDLEDAVSVNQKDAARFLVSEALKAIDYKTTERVVRVNGLDTPFGADDIRAIVKAGVDVIRLPKTDNPDEIVAVDKLITEVEREIGKEGETLLMAAIESAAGIMNVKEIALASKRLMGIALGAEDYVTNLKTSRSKHGWELYYAREAIVLAARNAGIYCFDTVYSDVNNIEGFRNEVQFIKDLGFDGKSCIHPKQVRIVHEIYTPSQKEIEKSIRIINGAKEAEAKGSGVISVDGKMVDNPIIMRAQRVLDLAKASGIYKED from the coding sequence ATGGCAATTAGAGATAGATTAAGAAGAACAATGATGTTTCTACCTGGAAACAATCCGTCAATGATTACAGATGCTCATATCTATAAACCAGACTCTATAATGATTGACTTAGAAGATGCAGTAAGTGTAAATCAAAAAGATGCTGCTAGATTTTTAGTTTCTGAAGCATTAAAAGCTATAGATTACAAAACAACTGAAAGAGTTGTAAGAGTAAATGGACTTGACACTCCATTTGGAGCAGATGATATAAGAGCAATAGTAAAAGCTGGAGTAGATGTAATAAGACTTCCTAAGACTGATAATCCAGATGAAATAGTTGCTGTGGATAAACTTATCACAGAAGTTGAAAGAGAAATTGGTAAAGAAGGAGAAACTTTACTAATGGCAGCTATAGAAAGTGCTGCAGGAATTATGAATGTTAAAGAAATAGCTCTTGCAAGTAAAAGACTTATGGGAATAGCTCTAGGAGCAGAAGACTATGTTACTAACTTAAAAACTTCAAGAAGTAAACATGGTTGGGAGCTATACTATGCAAGAGAAGCGATAGTTCTTGCTGCTAGAAATGCAGGAATTTATTGTTTTGACACTGTTTATTCAGATGTTAATAACATAGAAGGTTTTAGAAATGAAGTACAGTTCATTAAAGATTTAGGATTTGATGGAAAATCTTGTATACATCCTAAGCAAGTTAGAATAGTACATGAAATTTATACACCTAGCCAAAAAGAAATTGAAAAATCAATCAGAATTATAAATGGAGCAAAAGAAGCTGAAGCTAAGGGTTCAGGAGTTATATCTGTTGATGGTAAAATGGTTGATAACCCAATTATTATGAGAGCTCAAAGAGTGCTAGATTTAGCAAAAGCTAGTGGGATTTACAAGGAGGACTAA